In Anoplopoma fimbria isolate UVic2021 breed Golden Eagle Sablefish unplaced genomic scaffold, Afim_UVic_2022 Un_contig_8980_pilon_pilon, whole genome shotgun sequence, the following are encoded in one genomic region:
- the LOC129116766 gene encoding uncharacterized protein LOC129116766 produces MKIVLLITITFTLLGDLVANQPCQSYNNNNNADEFVKRHIVKKIFDRTSKTEWERYIRANQICATTTQSFLEDQTSVEKICNGKGHPISNNGDLCISDSHMRVYELKVKNNCKVTRISDAMKPVIVACNIVGNRCRPVHFERYINQRPIPRSRPCRP; encoded by the exons ATGAAGATTGTTCTCCTGATCACCATCACGTTCACTCTCCTTGGGGATCTTGTGGCAAATCAACCTTGTCAGAgttacaacaataacaacaatgcgGACGAATTTGTTAAGAGACACATTGTTAAGAAGATCTTTGACAGAACATCGAAGACTGAATGGGAGAG GTACATAAGAGCCAATCAAATCTGCGCCACAACTACGCAGTCCTTCCTCGAGGATCAGACAAGTGTCGAGAAGATCTGTAATGGCAAAGGCCACCCGATAAGTAACAACGGTGACTTATGCATCAGTGATTCACACATGCGGGTATATGAGCTCAAAGTCAAAAACAATTGCAAAGTAACACGTATTTCTGATGCCATGAAACCTGTTATTGTGGCTTGTAATATTGTTGGAAACCGCTGCCGTCCTGTCCATTTTGAGAGATACATCAACCAAAGGCCAATCCCTAGAAGTCGCCCCTGCCGGCCTTAG